The Dehalococcoidia bacterium genome includes a region encoding these proteins:
- a CDS encoding CehA/McbA family metallohydrolase: protein MSGAQWYKGNIHTHTTESDGDEDPHKVTSWYRRHGYDFLVLSDHNHLTLLDYGSGRRRFRKPLMVPGEEVSVRIHGGETPVHINGIGISRIVEPIDADDVVSTLQANVDAIVQAGGIASINHPNFQWAFDHRQISQVKGASLLEVFNGHPGTNLFGAPDRPSCEEIWDGVLSAGRVIFGVATDDSHNYHDFAPWMSNPGRGWVMVQADELTQEAIVDGLASGRFYASTGVTLTRLECSAEGISLEIEQERDFVYTTRFTGKDGELLAETSGLTAEYRTNGTEDYIRATVVSSSGPRAWTQPVFPARDPRNSSTE from the coding sequence ATGAGCGGAGCACAGTGGTACAAGGGAAACATCCACACGCACACGACCGAGTCGGATGGCGACGAGGACCCGCACAAGGTCACGAGCTGGTACCGGAGACACGGCTACGACTTCCTGGTGCTGAGCGACCACAATCACCTGACGCTGCTGGACTACGGCTCGGGCCGGCGCCGCTTCCGAAAGCCGCTGATGGTGCCGGGCGAGGAGGTCAGCGTCCGTATACACGGCGGCGAAACGCCGGTACACATCAATGGAATAGGCATCTCGCGGATCGTCGAGCCTATCGACGCTGACGACGTGGTCTCGACGCTGCAGGCCAACGTCGACGCGATAGTCCAGGCCGGCGGCATAGCATCCATCAATCACCCGAACTTTCAGTGGGCGTTCGACCACCGGCAAATAAGCCAGGTCAAGGGCGCCAGCCTGCTGGAGGTGTTCAACGGACACCCGGGCACGAACCTCTTCGGCGCTCCCGACAGACCGAGCTGCGAAGAGATCTGGGACGGCGTTCTCAGCGCCGGCCGGGTGATCTTCGGGGTGGCCACCGATGACTCGCACAACTATCACGACTTCGCACCGTGGATGTCGAATCCCGGACGTGGCTGGGTCATGGTGCAGGCCGACGAGCTGACACAGGAGGCGATCGTAGACGGCCTGGCGTCAGGCAGGTTCTACGCCTCAACCGGCGTGACCCTCACCCGGCTGGAGTGCTCCGCAGAGGGAATCTCGCTTGAGATCGAACAGGAGCGAGACTTCGTTTACACAACCCGCTTCACCGGCAAAGACGGCGAGCTACTGGCCGAGACCTCAGGCCTCACCGCTGAGTACAGGACCAACGGGACCGAAGACTACATCCGCGCCACCGTAGTCTCCTCCTCCGGCCCCCGCGCCTGGACACAGCCAGTCTTCCCAGCCCGAGATCCCCGCAATAGCTCCACGGAGTGA
- a CDS encoding HD domain-containing protein, which produces MKLSIDRVQRLGVIEDLPYAKMIGDNELRELVYDAWAMSLSSSSFDRINDMACSGGPGGPELKGRGQAAHLNGVARIGVSIAQGLKDEVGHFHVDIDEVIAGGLCHDLGKAWEYDPANIERWSDPRITGAPSMRHPVFGVFVALTAGLPEQIAHIAGGHSAEGLNITRSLAGEIIAIADETFWKVLASGQLLEG; this is translated from the coding sequence ATGAAACTCTCAATTGATAGGGTCCAGAGGCTTGGAGTCATCGAAGACCTCCCGTACGCGAAGATGATCGGTGACAATGAGTTGCGTGAGCTCGTCTACGACGCCTGGGCGATGTCTCTCTCGTCGAGCAGCTTCGACAGGATCAACGACATGGCCTGCTCCGGCGGCCCCGGTGGGCCGGAGTTGAAGGGACGGGGCCAGGCGGCCCATCTCAACGGAGTGGCCCGGATCGGCGTATCCATTGCGCAGGGGCTGAAGGACGAGGTCGGCCACTTCCATGTGGACATCGACGAGGTGATCGCCGGAGGTCTGTGCCACGACCTAGGCAAGGCGTGGGAGTACGATCCCGCCAACATCGAGAGATGGAGCGACCCTCGGATCACGGGTGCGCCGTCCATGCGCCATCCGGTGTTCGGGGTCTTCGTCGCGCTTACTGCAGGCCTGCCTGAGCAGATCGCGCACATCGCCGGCGGCCACTCAGCCGAAGGCCTGAACATCACCAGGAGCCTGGCCGGCGAGATAATCGCGATCGCAGACGAGACGTTCTGGAAGGTCCTCGCGAGCGGCCAACTTCTGGAAGGCTAG
- the ruvA gene encoding Holliday junction branch migration protein RuvA: protein MVSSLVTSISGTLQRTGEDWVDVGMGGITLRVSIPGTAIDGVGRVGQDITLYTSLQVREDSISLYGFPTEDEKHTFETLLNISGIGPRLALAMLGRFSPMSLLEAVEAGDTRALSTVPGVGRRTASRIVLELKGKLDLDFARTDGGGVDSDLVDALTALGYGYTEAHEAISRTKSEAPDEERIRAALEYLTSA from the coding sequence ATGGTCTCATCACTGGTCACATCGATCTCTGGCACTCTCCAGCGGACCGGCGAGGACTGGGTCGACGTCGGTATGGGCGGCATCACACTCCGCGTCAGCATTCCCGGTACCGCCATCGACGGCGTCGGCAGGGTCGGCCAGGACATCACACTCTACACATCCCTCCAGGTCAGGGAGGACAGCATCTCCCTGTACGGCTTTCCGACTGAGGACGAGAAGCACACCTTCGAGACGCTGCTGAACATCAGCGGCATCGGCCCTCGACTCGCGCTCGCCATGCTGGGACGCTTCAGCCCCATGTCGCTGTTGGAGGCTGTCGAGGCCGGCGACACTAGGGCGCTGTCGACTGTGCCCGGAGTCGGACGCCGCACAGCCAGCAGGATCGTGCTGGAGCTGAAGGGCAAGCTCGACCTGGACTTCGCTCGCACCGACGGTGGGGGAGTGGACTCCGACCTCGTCGACGCGCTGACAGCCCTCGGCTACGGCTACACCGAGGCCCACGAAGCCATCTCCAGGACCAAGTCCGAGGCCCCCGACGAAGAGCGCATCCGAGCCGCCCTCGAATACCTGACCAGCGCATAA
- a CDS encoding class I SAM-dependent methyltransferase, translating to MPNSQETIYDPWAEIYDSVYSYVRSDIPLYTSAAIESGGPVLELGVGTGRVAVPTAEHGIDVVGVDNSEAMLAVASRKVANLGEDAGSLELIQADIRDFTLRDQEGKGKKFPLVTMPFRGFLAMLTVEDQFSALRRIYEHLQPEGILVFNIFVPDPNMALEQSDDLRHLMDVTDPETGLTRVLYQQSRYDFHNQIVSVRILIEDLDRDNVVTRSMYRDYQLRYCHRWEVHYMLQLCGFEIESLYGDFDLSDFDESSTEMIWVARKP from the coding sequence ATGCCCAATAGCCAAGAAACCATTTACGATCCCTGGGCCGAGATCTACGACTCGGTCTACTCATACGTCCGCTCCGACATCCCCCTGTACACCAGCGCCGCCATCGAGTCAGGAGGCCCGGTACTCGAGCTCGGCGTCGGCACAGGCCGAGTCGCGGTCCCCACAGCCGAGCATGGCATAGACGTCGTCGGCGTGGACAACTCCGAAGCCATGCTCGCGGTAGCCTCACGCAAGGTCGCCAACCTAGGTGAAGACGCCGGCAGCCTCGAACTCATCCAGGCAGACATAAGAGACTTCACCCTTCGCGATCAAGAAGGAAAGGGAAAAAAATTTCCGCTGGTTACTATGCCGTTCAGGGGCTTCCTTGCCATGCTCACCGTCGAGGACCAGTTCAGCGCACTGCGCCGGATCTACGAACACCTCCAGCCCGAGGGCATACTGGTCTTCAACATATTCGTCCCCGACCCGAACATGGCGCTGGAGCAGAGCGACGATCTGCGACACCTCATGGACGTAACCGACCCGGAGACCGGTCTCACCCGCGTGCTGTACCAGCAGAGCCGGTACGACTTCCACAACCAGATCGTCAGCGTGCGTATCCTGATCGAAGATCTCGACCGCGACAACGTCGTCACCCGCAGCATGTACCGCGACTACCAGCTCCGCTACTGCCACCGCTGGGAGGTCCACTACATGCTGCAGCTATGCGGCTTCGAGATCGAGTCCCTCTACGGCGACTTCGACCTCTCCGACTTCGACGAGTCCAGCACCGAGATGATCTGGGTAGCCCGCAAGCCCTGA
- a CDS encoding glycoside hydrolase family 32 protein has translation MKDFDQYLMQSYEMRERLVADKFRPRYHFVPPEGRWNDVNGTVFWKGRYHTGYLQKIPNGHGQRDFSSWQHVSSRDLLHWRYHKASLREPLEGSRGDYFNSGDVMAGADVPTIITNMPGRGICIYQSHDDNLDNWVPLAENPVIPLDPGLEGEETRASSRLPECVIFDPSGWKEGDTYYALIGNKNFRPSYEGDSTSLFRSSYLREWEYVGPFYKSDRKWTEEIEDCACSNFFPFGDRHMLVMHTHQPYGKAQYYIGRYENEQFYPEIHGQLGHRGSLVVGPETLLDDRGRRIFWGWVREARGHNWETFGWNSIMTLPWQFTPDDDNSLLIDPVEELRSLRHDERRHDDVTLSEGEEITLDGFEYDCMEIKLTIEPNDASRFGMKLLCSPGGEEETVVAYDAESQQFVVDFERASQNDDLSYGRDMRDHSSGVRQQIVPFPLEPGARLDIDVFIDRSIIEIFVNSRTCIVQRVYPTRDDSRGFRLFAEDSPIAVTNITKWEMDATNPW, from the coding sequence ATGAAAGACTTCGACCAATACCTGATGCAGTCCTACGAGATGCGGGAGAGGCTTGTCGCGGACAAGTTCAGGCCGCGGTACCACTTCGTGCCGCCGGAGGGTCGCTGGAACGACGTCAACGGCACTGTGTTCTGGAAGGGCAGGTACCACACCGGCTACCTCCAGAAGATCCCCAACGGTCACGGCCAGCGCGACTTCTCGAGCTGGCAGCACGTCTCCAGCAGGGATCTCCTCCACTGGCGCTACCACAAGGCGTCACTGCGTGAGCCGCTGGAGGGCAGCAGGGGAGACTACTTCAACAGCGGCGACGTGATGGCAGGCGCCGACGTGCCCACCATCATCACCAACATGCCCGGTCGGGGCATCTGCATCTACCAGAGCCACGACGACAACCTGGACAACTGGGTCCCTCTCGCTGAGAACCCTGTGATACCACTCGACCCGGGGCTGGAGGGCGAGGAGACAAGGGCCTCCAGCAGGCTGCCGGAGTGCGTGATCTTCGACCCCAGCGGCTGGAAGGAGGGCGACACCTACTACGCCCTGATCGGCAACAAGAACTTCCGTCCCAGCTACGAGGGCGACTCCACCAGCCTGTTCAGGTCCAGCTACCTGCGGGAGTGGGAGTACGTTGGCCCCTTCTACAAGTCCGACAGGAAGTGGACCGAGGAGATCGAAGACTGCGCGTGCTCCAACTTCTTCCCCTTCGGCGACAGGCACATGCTGGTGATGCACACGCACCAGCCCTATGGCAAGGCGCAGTACTACATCGGGCGGTACGAGAACGAGCAGTTCTACCCCGAGATCCACGGTCAGCTCGGCCACCGGGGCAGCCTGGTCGTTGGCCCCGAGACGCTGCTGGACGACAGGGGCAGACGGATCTTCTGGGGCTGGGTTCGCGAGGCTCGCGGCCATAACTGGGAGACGTTCGGCTGGAACAGCATCATGACGCTGCCGTGGCAGTTCACACCCGACGACGACAACAGCCTGCTCATCGATCCTGTCGAGGAGCTGCGCTCCCTGCGCCACGACGAGCGCCGCCACGACGACGTCACCCTATCTGAAGGCGAGGAGATAACGCTCGACGGCTTCGAGTACGACTGCATGGAGATCAAGCTGACCATCGAGCCGAACGACGCCTCACGCTTCGGGATGAAGCTGCTGTGCTCGCCTGGAGGCGAAGAGGAGACGGTCGTGGCCTATGACGCTGAGAGTCAGCAGTTCGTGGTCGACTTCGAGAGGGCCAGCCAGAACGACGACCTGAGCTACGGCCGCGACATGCGCGACCACTCCAGTGGAGTCCGTCAGCAGATCGTGCCGTTCCCTCTGGAGCCAGGCGCAAGGCTGGACATCGACGTGTTCATCGACCGCTCCATCATCGAGATATTCGTCAACTCGCGGACCTGCATCGTCCAGAGGGTCTACCCCACCAGGGACGACAGCAGGGGCTTCAGGCTCTTCGCCGAGGACAGCCCTATCGCCGTCACGAACATCACCAAGTGGGAGATGGACGCCACCAACCCCTGGTGA